One segment of Sulfobacillus thermosulfidooxidans DSM 9293 DNA contains the following:
- the hypD gene encoding hydrogenase formation protein HypD, whose protein sequence is MQFIDEYRDEELSKKTASEIARLAHGRDIKIMEVCGGHTHTIFKHGIEDLLPSNVDLVHGPGCPVCVLPMGRVDDAIAIARQPGVIFTTFGDMMRVPGSNGSLLDIKADGADVRFVYSPLDALKVAQQNPDKEVVFFAVGMETTAPSTAATLLRAKAEGIKNFSVFCNHVLIIPALKSLLDSPDLRLDGFLGPGHVSMVVGMRPYEFVARDYHKPVVIAGFEPLDIIQSIYMVVKQIAEGRAEVENQYTRVVRKEGNVMAQKAMAETMELRPFFEWRGLGFINYSAFRLRDAFRDWDAEIKFQVPGVRVADPKACQCGEVLKGVIKPWQCKVFGTACTPETPIGTCMVSPEGACAAYYNYGRFSMAQERKNLSW, encoded by the coding sequence ATGCAATTTATTGATGAATATCGAGACGAAGAATTATCGAAAAAAACCGCCAGTGAAATTGCCCGCTTGGCCCACGGTCGGGATATCAAGATTATGGAAGTTTGTGGCGGCCATACACACACTATTTTTAAACACGGCATTGAAGATTTGTTGCCATCCAACGTCGACTTAGTGCATGGCCCAGGATGCCCGGTTTGTGTTCTACCGATGGGTCGGGTCGATGATGCCATCGCCATTGCTCGCCAACCCGGCGTTATTTTTACCACGTTTGGCGATATGATGCGGGTTCCGGGCTCCAATGGCAGTCTTCTTGATATCAAGGCGGATGGTGCAGATGTCCGTTTTGTCTACTCGCCTCTGGATGCGCTGAAAGTCGCTCAACAGAATCCTGACAAAGAGGTTGTCTTCTTTGCCGTGGGCATGGAAACAACGGCACCCTCGACGGCAGCCACGTTATTACGCGCCAAAGCTGAAGGCATTAAGAACTTTTCGGTATTTTGTAATCATGTTTTGATTATCCCGGCGTTAAAATCCCTGCTCGATTCCCCTGATCTCCGCCTTGATGGATTCCTAGGTCCAGGACATGTCAGCATGGTGGTGGGCATGCGCCCGTATGAATTTGTGGCGCGGGATTACCACAAGCCCGTGGTCATCGCCGGCTTTGAACCATTAGATATTATCCAATCGATTTATATGGTGGTCAAACAAATCGCCGAAGGACGGGCTGAAGTAGAAAACCAGTATACGCGGGTGGTGCGTAAAGAAGGCAATGTCATGGCCCAAAAAGCGATGGCCGAGACCATGGAACTTCGACCGTTTTTTGAATGGCGAGGTCTTGGGTTCATTAACTACAGTGCATTTCGCTTGCGGGATGCATTTCGTGACTGGGATGCGGAAATCAAGTTTCAAGTTCCCGGTGTCCGCGTTGCCGATCCTAAGGCCTGCCAGTGCGGTGAAGTCCTTAAAGGGGTCATTAAACCATGGCAGTGTAAAGTGTTCGGCACCGCGTGTACTCCCGAAACCCCGATCGGCACCTGTATGGTCTCTCCCGAAGGGGCGTGTGCAGCCTATTACAATTATGGCCGGTTTTCTATGGCCCAAGAACGCAAGAATTTATCGTGGTAA
- a CDS encoding DUF6893 family small protein yields MIQMMFTLAFLALVIWLGKLILQSLPDMQRYVRMRNM; encoded by the coding sequence ATGATCCAAATGATGTTCACGCTCGCATTTTTAGCGCTCGTGATATGGCTGGGAAAACTCATTTTGCAGTCGTTGCCGGATATGCAGCGTTATGTGCGAATGAGGAATATGTAA
- a CDS encoding nickel-dependent hydrogenase large subunit, which produces MATTEDKVSSQQATNNSKLVEMAWDPITRIVGSLGIYTKIDFENREVVECHSTSSIFRGYSIFMKGKDPRDAHFITSRICGICGDNHATCAVYAQNMAFGVKPPSLAEWIINLGEAAEYMFDHNIFQENLVGVDFCEQMVRETNPSVWAKAQKTSAPHADIHGYKTIADIMTALNPFTGELYREALQVSRYTREMFILMEGRHVHPSTLYPGGVGTVPTIQLFTDYMTRLMKYIDFMKKMVPLHDDLFDFFYEALPGYEAVGQRRILLGCWGSFQDPNACDYDYKHMTDWGRKMFVTPGIVVDGKLITTDLVEINLGMRILLGSSYYGSWENEERFVTHDPLGNPVDKNHPWNQTTIPKPQKRDFNKNYSWVMSPRWYDKSSGDHLALDTGGGAIARLWATALAGLVDMGTVKATGHSVQINFPKTASFGEMQLEWKIPQWSNAIERDRARTYFQAYAAAAALYFLDQAIAEVRAGHTTVWEPFKVPEEAIGCGFHEAVRGVLSHHVVIRDGKIANYHPYPPTPWNANPRDIYGTPGPYEDAVQGTPIFEENGPDSFKGIDIMRAVRSFDPCLPCGVHMYVGNGKTVEVNHSPTYGVGCAPGE; this is translated from the coding sequence TTGGCTACAACGGAAGACAAAGTAAGCAGTCAGCAGGCCACAAATAACTCGAAACTTGTCGAAATGGCATGGGATCCGATTACGCGAATTGTGGGCAGCTTAGGGATTTATACCAAAATCGACTTTGAGAATCGTGAAGTGGTGGAATGTCATAGTACCTCGTCGATTTTTCGGGGTTATAGCATTTTCATGAAAGGCAAGGATCCCCGCGATGCGCATTTTATCACCAGCCGTATTTGTGGTATTTGTGGGGACAACCATGCCACTTGCGCCGTCTATGCGCAAAATATGGCTTTCGGTGTCAAACCCCCATCGCTTGCTGAGTGGATTATCAATCTCGGTGAAGCGGCAGAATACATGTTTGACCACAATATCTTCCAAGAAAACTTGGTGGGTGTCGATTTTTGCGAGCAAATGGTGCGGGAAACCAATCCGAGCGTTTGGGCAAAAGCCCAAAAAACATCCGCTCCGCACGCGGACATTCACGGATACAAAACTATTGCCGACATTATGACGGCTCTTAATCCCTTTACCGGTGAGTTATACCGCGAGGCACTTCAGGTAAGTCGGTATACTCGGGAGATGTTTATCTTAATGGAAGGTCGGCATGTCCATCCGTCCACGTTGTATCCCGGTGGTGTGGGGACTGTGCCGACCATCCAGTTATTTACCGACTACATGACGAGACTCATGAAATACATCGATTTCATGAAGAAAATGGTTCCTCTGCACGACGATCTCTTTGACTTTTTCTACGAGGCATTGCCCGGCTATGAGGCAGTCGGTCAACGCCGGATTTTGCTAGGCTGTTGGGGCTCCTTCCAAGATCCCAATGCCTGCGATTACGATTATAAGCACATGACCGACTGGGGCCGCAAGATGTTTGTGACGCCCGGAATTGTGGTCGACGGCAAGTTGATTACCACAGATTTGGTCGAAATTAATCTGGGGATGCGCATTTTGTTGGGCTCTTCCTATTATGGCAGCTGGGAAAACGAAGAGCGCTTTGTGACCCATGATCCGTTAGGAAATCCTGTCGATAAAAATCACCCGTGGAACCAAACGACGATTCCCAAGCCGCAAAAACGCGACTTTAACAAGAACTACAGCTGGGTGATGTCCCCCCGGTGGTATGACAAATCTTCGGGAGATCATCTGGCATTAGACACAGGAGGCGGCGCCATTGCTCGCTTATGGGCCACAGCCTTGGCGGGATTGGTTGACATGGGCACGGTGAAGGCGACCGGTCACTCGGTGCAGATTAATTTCCCCAAAACCGCGTCGTTTGGTGAAATGCAGCTCGAATGGAAGATTCCACAGTGGAGCAATGCGATTGAGCGTGACCGGGCCCGCACGTATTTCCAGGCCTATGCGGCAGCGGCTGCACTATACTTCTTAGACCAAGCCATCGCCGAAGTCCGGGCTGGTCACACTACAGTATGGGAACCCTTCAAAGTACCGGAAGAGGCTATTGGGTGTGGGTTCCATGAAGCCGTGCGCGGTGTCTTGTCGCACCATGTCGTCATCCGCGATGGAAAAATTGCGAACTACCATCCTTACCCCCCCACTCCGTGGAATGCGAATCCTCGGGACATTTATGGCACTCCGGGACCGTATGAAGATGCTGTCCAAGGAACGCCAATTTTCGAAGAAAATGGTCCGGACTCGTTTAAAGGGATTGATATTATGCGTGCTGTGCGGAGTTTTGATCCCTGTTTGCCCTGTGGGGTGCATATGTATGTCGGCAACGGTAAAACCGTTGAAGTGAATCATTCGCCTACCTATGGAGTGGGTTGTGCCCCGGGAGAATAA
- a CDS encoding HypC/HybG/HupF family hydrogenase formation chaperone, protein MKSSSLFLSLQGLPQYEAHCVTCSDELQKFHVLAIDSLQLMAQVRGDTEETWVDITFVPDLAVGDDILCHGGTALAKVTESEDIS, encoded by the coding sequence ATGAAGTCCTCTTCTCTGTTCTTGTCATTACAAGGACTGCCACAATATGAGGCCCATTGTGTGACCTGTTCTGATGAATTGCAAAAATTTCACGTGCTGGCTATCGATTCCCTTCAATTGATGGCCCAGGTTAGGGGCGATACCGAAGAAACCTGGGTCGATATCACGTTTGTTCCCGACCTTGCGGTCGGAGATGACATCTTATGCCACGGGGGCACCGCGCTGGCCAAAGTGACAGAAAGCGAGGACATCTCATGA
- a CDS encoding SIS domain-containing protein, with amino-acid sequence MITDQELDMVVARYFDESERIAQAFFDKESEHIAQACYQMARRFHQQGRIWTFGEGFWTTDAQHVAVEFVHPAIVGNKALPGISLSNNNALITGFDPEWKYAWGLKRLAKPWDMALGFSTDGQTPSIVNALREARELGMLSLGLSGPPGFDETVADFIFTVDSTDPLLIQETHELVSHVLYELVHVFLEQEVLL; translated from the coding sequence ATGATAACCGATCAGGAATTAGACATGGTGGTGGCTAGGTACTTTGATGAGTCTGAGAGGATTGCCCAAGCCTTTTTTGACAAGGAATCCGAGCATATAGCCCAGGCATGTTATCAAATGGCCCGGCGTTTTCATCAACAGGGGAGAATTTGGACATTTGGTGAGGGCTTTTGGACGACTGACGCTCAGCACGTTGCAGTCGAATTTGTGCATCCCGCTATCGTAGGGAATAAGGCGTTGCCCGGCATTTCCCTTAGCAATAACAATGCCTTAATTACTGGGTTCGATCCCGAGTGGAAGTACGCTTGGGGATTGAAACGGTTAGCAAAACCGTGGGATATGGCGCTAGGTTTTTCCACAGATGGGCAAACCCCGTCTATTGTCAATGCACTGAGGGAAGCGCGTGAGCTGGGGATGTTGAGCTTGGGATTGTCAGGGCCCCCAGGATTTGACGAAACGGTGGCCGACTTTATTTTCACGGTGGACAGTACAGATCCGCTGCTGATTCAAGAGACCCACGAACTGGTGAGTCATGTGTTGTACGAGTTGGTTCATGTCTTTTTGGAGCAGGAGGTGTTGTTATGA
- a CDS encoding hydrogenase maturation nickel metallochaperone HypA: protein MHELSLAIPISEYVLQESQGRNVEEIVLDVGMLSGIVPDALDLALQVVLQGTCAEEARITYEWQDGEGQCRFCNTRFPMKDVLDVCPGCGQMGAKILSGTQIRLTGLRFSPRRDTSQGEKPSTPMASNNPLQG from the coding sequence ATGCACGAATTGTCATTGGCCATTCCCATTTCGGAATATGTCTTGCAGGAATCACAAGGGCGAAACGTCGAGGAAATTGTTCTTGATGTGGGGATGCTCAGCGGAATTGTGCCAGACGCCCTGGATTTGGCTCTGCAAGTGGTGCTGCAAGGCACTTGTGCCGAAGAAGCCCGTATTACCTATGAATGGCAAGACGGCGAAGGGCAATGTCGTTTTTGTAACACCCGTTTTCCTATGAAGGACGTATTAGATGTTTGCCCAGGTTGTGGCCAAATGGGCGCGAAGATTTTATCGGGTACCCAAATTCGCCTGACAGGTCTTCGCTTTTCGCCTCGTCGTGATACCTCCCAGGGTGAGAAACCCTCTACCCCCATGGCGAGTAACAATCCCTTACAGGGATAG
- a CDS encoding HypC/HybG/HupF family hydrogenase formation chaperone encodes MCLAIPGRVTEIVDRERDIAKVDVTGIKRNVSITLLKSLGIEPGDWVLVHVGFAMSKIDEQEAQETLAMLQELGTSLDDEFDLWDTSQIE; translated from the coding sequence ATGTGTTTAGCAATTCCCGGGCGGGTTACCGAGATTGTGGACCGAGAACGTGACATTGCCAAAGTAGATGTGACGGGGATTAAACGTAATGTCAGTATTACGCTGTTAAAGTCTTTAGGGATTGAACCGGGAGACTGGGTTCTGGTTCACGTGGGATTTGCCATGAGCAAAATCGATGAGCAAGAGGCTCAAGAAACATTAGCCATGCTTCAAGAACTGGGCACGTCGCTCGATGATGAATTTGATTTGTGGGATACCTCTCAGATCGAATAG
- the hypB gene encoding hydrogenase nickel incorporation protein HypB, with translation MCATCGCGNDVEHVGIEGQELTAHHHHAFWEEGTPHPTDQKGEMQDHKTLEIDILSVNNQNAQKNRQAFHAHGITAIQVLSSPGSGKTTLLEHTVARLQKDQITMGVLVGDQRTDRDAERLRQAGCEAKQITTGSVCHLDAHMVAHAADHLSSWPDILFIENVGNLICPALFDLGEDARVVLLSVTEGEDKPVKYADMFVTADLILVTKVDLLPYLDISWDNLYHVINEVNPGAKILPVSVKTGQGIDEWIQWLIWQKERTRLTHPLSSPSH, from the coding sequence ATGTGTGCAACGTGTGGTTGTGGTAATGATGTGGAACATGTGGGTATAGAGGGCCAGGAACTGACTGCCCATCACCACCATGCTTTTTGGGAAGAGGGGACCCCTCATCCGACAGATCAAAAAGGGGAAATGCAAGACCATAAAACCCTGGAAATTGATATATTATCGGTCAATAACCAAAATGCCCAGAAAAACCGTCAGGCTTTTCACGCGCATGGGATTACGGCGATCCAAGTCCTGAGCTCGCCCGGATCAGGAAAAACCACTTTATTAGAGCATACGGTCGCCCGTTTGCAGAAAGATCAGATCACCATGGGGGTCTTAGTAGGCGACCAACGCACGGACCGGGATGCTGAACGCTTGCGGCAAGCAGGCTGTGAAGCCAAGCAGATCACGACTGGCAGTGTTTGCCATTTGGATGCCCATATGGTGGCGCATGCAGCTGATCACCTCAGTTCTTGGCCCGATATTCTTTTTATCGAAAATGTTGGTAACCTCATCTGTCCCGCTCTCTTTGATTTGGGAGAAGACGCCCGCGTTGTGCTCTTGAGTGTGACGGAAGGTGAAGACAAGCCAGTGAAATATGCCGACATGTTTGTTACGGCTGATCTGATCCTCGTCACCAAAGTCGATTTGCTGCCGTATTTGGATATATCGTGGGACAATCTTTATCACGTGATTAACGAGGTTAATCCAGGAGCCAAGATTCTTCCGGTATCTGTGAAAACGGGGCAGGGAATCGACGAGTGGATACAGTGGCTTATCTGGCAAAAAGAGCGCACCCGCTTGACTCATCCCTTGTCCTCGCCCAGTCATTGA
- a CDS encoding NifU family protein, translated as MDAMTTQFEALVEAVDQKLESIEKTSVPGFRQQVGELVNDLLEMYRMGFEQVMHYAHSYPGLPQKLAEDPVLGPLLMIHNMHPLSFEERVNKALENVRPYLKTHDGNVRLISVEQGIVTLALEGHCQGCPSSRITVKTAIEQELMRLAPDMLDLIVEGEDHLEAMSADDSSRVVIPLSAVQGVTVKSRRTTGWFALDNITTLSPGSAQKTRVEDHPVIIARLGDEFFAYHDYCPQCRHVNQLTLRVKDSAIECQSCHALYDARRAGRSIDHTSYHLEPLPLLIEGHEARIAMPVAE; from the coding sequence ATGGACGCCATGACCACACAGTTTGAAGCGCTGGTTGAAGCGGTAGACCAGAAGCTCGAGTCGATCGAAAAGACATCAGTTCCTGGATTTCGTCAACAGGTGGGTGAATTGGTTAATGATTTACTCGAAATGTACCGGATGGGATTCGAGCAAGTGATGCATTATGCCCATTCTTATCCCGGTCTTCCACAAAAATTAGCCGAAGATCCGGTATTAGGCCCCTTGTTGATGATCCATAATATGCATCCCCTATCTTTTGAGGAACGGGTCAACAAGGCCTTAGAAAACGTACGGCCCTATTTAAAGACCCATGACGGCAATGTGCGATTAATTTCCGTCGAACAAGGGATTGTGACGCTGGCCTTGGAAGGACATTGTCAAGGCTGCCCATCTTCGAGAATCACGGTCAAAACGGCCATTGAACAAGAACTGATGCGCTTGGCACCTGACATGTTGGATTTAATTGTCGAAGGTGAAGACCATTTAGAGGCCATGAGTGCTGATGATAGTTCGCGTGTGGTGATACCGTTAAGCGCGGTACAAGGAGTGACGGTCAAGAGCAGGCGGACCACGGGATGGTTTGCGCTCGATAACATCACCACATTATCCCCAGGATCCGCACAAAAGACCAGGGTGGAGGATCATCCGGTTATTATTGCCCGCCTTGGTGACGAATTCTTTGCCTATCACGATTACTGTCCCCAGTGCCGGCATGTCAACCAATTGACCCTTCGGGTCAAAGACAGTGCAATCGAATGTCAATCTTGCCACGCACTGTATGATGCGAGACGGGCAGGGCGCTCCATAGATCATACATCGTATCATCTTGAGCCGTTACCGCTTTTGATTGAGGGACATGAGGCCCGCATTGCGATGCCTGTCGCTGAATAG
- the hypE gene encoding hydrogenase expression/formation protein HypE, whose protein sequence is MAKASEVVAKIEKAQEARRKRAVLRESHITMSHGSGGKATHNLIDAVFAQALSNPYLDRMEDSAVMSWDASSKVALTTDTYVVSPVTFPGGDIGSLAVHGTINDLAMAGAMALGLSVGFILEEGFPIEDLRHIVTSMAEASARAHVPIVTGDTKVVPRGKGDGIYINTAGIGRLLPGASLGYDKIRVGDKVIVSGDLGDHGIAVMLARESLDIDADVKSDSAPLHEIVYDLITQLGPAIHCLKDPTRGGVATTLNELTQSSRLAIGLQERAIPIKDVVKGTCELLGLDPLTIANEGKLIAIVDAQVADEALAIIRSHEQGYHAQIIGEVLPEPEGMVFMHTDIGGMRVLDMLVGDPLPRIC, encoded by the coding sequence GTGGCCAAAGCGTCAGAAGTCGTGGCAAAAATTGAGAAAGCCCAAGAAGCGCGGCGCAAACGAGCCGTATTACGCGAAAGTCATATTACTATGAGTCATGGCAGCGGAGGCAAAGCGACCCACAATTTGATCGATGCGGTCTTTGCGCAAGCTTTGAGCAATCCCTATTTAGACCGCATGGAGGACAGTGCGGTGATGTCCTGGGATGCGTCCTCGAAAGTGGCGTTAACGACCGATACCTATGTTGTTAGCCCGGTTACATTTCCTGGCGGGGATATTGGTTCCTTAGCGGTACATGGGACCATCAATGACTTAGCCATGGCTGGGGCGATGGCTCTTGGTTTATCTGTGGGCTTTATTCTCGAAGAAGGATTTCCCATTGAAGACTTACGGCACATTGTGACGTCGATGGCAGAGGCTTCGGCCCGGGCCCACGTACCGATTGTCACGGGGGACACCAAAGTGGTGCCGCGCGGCAAAGGGGACGGGATTTACATTAATACAGCCGGAATAGGGCGGTTATTACCCGGGGCGAGTTTGGGATATGACAAGATTCGGGTCGGAGATAAGGTGATTGTGAGTGGGGATCTGGGAGACCACGGAATAGCCGTCATGTTAGCGCGTGAGAGTCTCGATATCGATGCCGACGTGAAAAGTGACAGTGCCCCCCTTCACGAGATCGTTTATGACCTTATCACACAATTAGGGCCTGCGATTCATTGTCTTAAGGATCCCACCAGAGGTGGGGTGGCTACCACATTAAACGAACTGACACAATCCAGCCGTTTAGCCATAGGACTTCAAGAACGGGCGATTCCTATCAAAGACGTGGTAAAAGGCACCTGTGAATTATTAGGTCTTGATCCTTTAACGATTGCCAATGAGGGAAAGCTGATTGCTATTGTCGACGCACAAGTGGCAGATGAGGCGTTAGCCATTATCCGTTCCCATGAACAAGGATATCATGCCCAGATTATTGGAGAGGTGTTACCAGAACCCGAAGGAATGGTATTTATGCATACCGACATTGGGGGAATGCGTGTGCTAGATATGCTCGTCGGTGATCCTTTACCCCGGATTTGCTAG
- a CDS encoding D-sedoheptulose-7-phosphate isomerase, giving the protein MTQPEAGSEFDQLFYPGLFASPKAPANLDDVLHQVTVSTQKKCQETIALRRQIYQSAHAQLVAAAKDMAACFAQGGMLLAMGNGGSSTDCQDLVADFMDLNLSVPVLALTHDVAAVTAIANDVGFDNVFVRQVIALGKAGDIAIGFSTSGNSENVILGLNQAKRQGLLTIGISGYDGGKLAKNADIDYCFIAHNEHTPRIQEGQATIAHVLVRLVEALLTSR; this is encoded by the coding sequence ATGACCCAGCCAGAGGCCGGTTCGGAATTTGACCAGTTGTTTTATCCCGGATTATTTGCGAGTCCCAAGGCCCCGGCGAATTTAGACGATGTGTTGCACCAAGTCACGGTATCTACCCAAAAAAAGTGCCAGGAGACCATAGCTTTACGTCGTCAAATTTATCAAAGTGCCCACGCTCAACTGGTTGCGGCCGCTAAAGACATGGCAGCCTGTTTTGCTCAAGGAGGCATGTTGCTCGCCATGGGCAATGGAGGAAGCAGTACGGATTGTCAAGATCTGGTGGCCGATTTTATGGATCTAAATCTCTCTGTGCCGGTATTGGCATTGACCCATGACGTTGCCGCCGTTACCGCCATTGCCAACGACGTGGGCTTTGATAATGTCTTTGTCCGCCAAGTGATTGCGTTGGGGAAAGCCGGGGATATCGCCATAGGGTTTTCCACCAGTGGGAACTCCGAAAATGTCATTTTAGGTCTCAACCAAGCCAAACGGCAAGGCCTCTTAACCATTGGAATTTCGGGGTATGATGGCGGAAAACTTGCCAAGAATGCGGATATCGACTACTGCTTTATCGCCCATAACGAACACACACCGCGTATCCAAGAGGGACAAGCGACGATTGCCCATGTTCTCGTCCGGCTGGTGGAAGCCCTCTTAACATCCAGGTAA
- the hypF gene encoding carbamoyltransferase HypF yields the protein MEAYPEDRCIERRHLRIKGFVQGVGFRPFVYREAQHLGLTGWIYNDHQGVSIEVQGPLWALERFHDHLLSKTPPLARIDQIEEERVAILVDEKDFVIQKSLQGKDPAALVRPDACVCEECLEEMHNPKDRRYRYPFINCTNCGPRYTIIQGVPYDRAMTTMARFVMCPDCQREYDDPLDRRFHAQPNACPQCGPQVYFERGNEISQNPFHLWTEAILSGQIVAVKGLGGYHLACNPFDDQAVKRLRQLKRRSGKPFAVMSKDLEAVQQLCYVSGKEKALLESTERPIVLLTRLRSGILSSQVAGLYRTLGVMLPYTPLHVLLLEALQDALPLPVVVMTSGNLSDEPIVTDNDEAKDMLKSVADAFVHHNRPIYIRCDDSIVKIAADNQPQLLRRSRGYVPDIIETALEGPPLLAVGGELKNTFAFYQQGKVYLSHHLGDLENMKAYQAFQEGIAHFERLYHLKAEFVVHDMHPGYLSTTFAEQIGLPTLAVQHHHAHVASVMMEHHLEGPVIGLAFDGTGYGPDKTIWGGEVLLATLSGFERVASLKPVPMIGGDRAIKEPWRMASALLAQIFSRDNYPEDLPLIQKIGAPWWHIDALARKVDSSISILTSSMGRLFDAVAALIGLTPFASYEGEAAIMCEMLAGEGKASPYPYEIREERSGYWQMDPTPLIKDLLADIFRGESPSVMALRFHHTIAEMTASMASLVYRHYGIDHVVLSGGVWQNQLLTRLTLDQLHSKGLRTFLNHVVPPNDGGLALGQIGIGCNMAQGLKSNELRDVQRRNG from the coding sequence ATGGAAGCATATCCCGAAGATCGCTGCATTGAAAGGCGGCATCTACGCATTAAAGGATTTGTTCAAGGCGTCGGATTTCGGCCGTTTGTCTACCGGGAAGCTCAACACTTGGGACTTACCGGCTGGATTTACAATGATCATCAAGGGGTAAGTATTGAAGTTCAGGGGCCCTTATGGGCACTCGAGCGTTTCCACGACCACTTGCTTTCCAAGACTCCGCCTTTAGCCCGTATTGACCAGATTGAGGAAGAGCGTGTCGCGATTTTGGTTGACGAAAAAGATTTTGTCATCCAGAAGAGCCTGCAAGGCAAAGACCCTGCCGCACTGGTGCGACCTGATGCCTGTGTGTGTGAAGAGTGTCTTGAGGAGATGCATAATCCGAAAGATCGTCGTTACCGCTATCCTTTTATCAACTGCACGAATTGCGGACCTCGCTACACCATTATTCAAGGCGTTCCGTATGACCGGGCAATGACCACAATGGCCCGTTTTGTGATGTGTCCGGATTGCCAACGTGAATATGACGATCCCTTGGATCGTCGCTTTCATGCCCAACCCAATGCCTGTCCACAGTGTGGTCCCCAAGTGTACTTTGAAAGAGGAAATGAAATCTCTCAAAATCCGTTTCACTTATGGACCGAGGCCATTTTGTCTGGCCAAATTGTTGCGGTTAAGGGATTAGGAGGCTACCACTTAGCCTGTAATCCTTTTGATGATCAGGCGGTAAAGCGTTTACGCCAGCTAAAGCGGCGTTCTGGGAAACCCTTCGCCGTGATGTCCAAAGATCTTGAAGCGGTTCAGCAGTTATGCTATGTGAGCGGTAAAGAAAAAGCGTTATTAGAGTCCACCGAACGACCTATTGTCTTATTGACCCGCTTGCGTTCCGGGATTTTAAGCTCACAGGTGGCTGGCTTGTACCGCACTTTAGGGGTTATGCTTCCTTACACCCCCCTGCATGTCTTGTTGTTAGAAGCTTTACAAGACGCGTTGCCTTTACCCGTGGTCGTGATGACAAGTGGCAATCTGAGTGATGAGCCTATTGTCACCGATAATGATGAAGCCAAAGACATGCTAAAATCGGTGGCTGATGCCTTTGTCCATCATAATCGCCCAATTTACATCCGCTGTGACGATTCGATTGTCAAAATAGCTGCAGATAATCAGCCGCAACTCTTACGGCGTTCACGCGGATATGTGCCGGACATTATTGAAACGGCGCTGGAAGGTCCTCCACTTCTAGCCGTAGGCGGGGAACTCAAAAATACCTTTGCCTTTTATCAACAGGGGAAAGTCTATCTGAGTCATCATTTGGGTGATCTCGAGAATATGAAGGCTTATCAGGCCTTCCAAGAAGGCATTGCCCATTTCGAACGCCTTTATCATCTGAAAGCTGAATTCGTTGTGCATGATATGCATCCCGGCTATTTGTCGACGACCTTTGCCGAACAAATAGGGTTACCGACTTTGGCTGTGCAACATCATCATGCGCATGTTGCCAGTGTAATGATGGAGCATCACTTAGAGGGGCCAGTCATCGGTCTTGCTTTTGATGGTACGGGATATGGCCCGGACAAAACCATTTGGGGCGGTGAAGTACTACTCGCCACCTTATCCGGGTTTGAGCGCGTGGCTTCCTTAAAGCCCGTTCCTATGATTGGTGGGGACCGGGCGATTAAAGAACCGTGGCGCATGGCGTCAGCACTGCTCGCCCAAATCTTTTCCCGGGATAACTATCCAGAAGACCTCCCTTTAATTCAGAAGATTGGAGCGCCGTGGTGGCACATTGATGCGTTGGCCAGAAAAGTTGACTCCTCAATCTCTATCTTAACATCGAGCATGGGGCGTCTGTTTGATGCCGTGGCCGCGCTGATTGGATTAACCCCTTTTGCCAGCTATGAAGGGGAAGCCGCGATTATGTGTGAAATGTTGGCGGGCGAAGGTAAGGCGTCCCCGTATCCCTATGAAATCCGAGAAGAAAGATCTGGATATTGGCAGATGGATCCAACACCTCTGATTAAAGATCTCCTAGCCGATATTTTTCGCGGGGAATCTCCTTCTGTCATGGCCTTGCGTTTTCATCATACGATTGCTGAGATGACAGCCTCTATGGCCTCTCTCGTCTACCGCCATTATGGCATCGATCACGTCGTGCTATCGGGTGGTGTATGGCAAAATCAGCTCTTAACCCGCTTAACCTTAGACCAATTACATTCCAAGGGATTGAGAACTTTCCTCAATCACGTGGTTCCGCCCAATGACGGCGGATTGGCATTAGGACAAATTGGCATTGGGTGCAACATGGCTCAAGGATTAAAAAGTAATGAATTGCGCGATGTACAGAGGAGGAATGGGTGA